In Streptomyces sclerotialus, one genomic interval encodes:
- a CDS encoding putative protein N(5)-glutamine methyltransferase, which yields MSLPASPRIRSLRSAAVSRLRETGSVFAEDEADLLLATAGSPAQLDAMVERRAAGLPLEQVLGWAEFCGLRVTVAPGVFVPRRRTEFLAGQAVALATAALADTAAPATRPLVVDLCCGSGAVGAALAAAVPDPGVELYAADIDPAAVRCARRNIPRTVGEVHEGDLFEALPETVRGRIDVLVANVPYVPTDEVGLLPPEAREHEPLAALDGGADGLDILRRVTAAAPYWLAPGGHLLVETSERQAPSAAEVFRRSGLAPRVVSSEEEYATVIIGTAAGRPALAPGG from the coding sequence ATGTCGCTCCCCGCTTCTCCCCGTATACGCTCCCTCCGTTCCGCCGCCGTCAGCCGCCTCCGGGAGACCGGTTCGGTCTTCGCCGAGGACGAGGCGGACCTGCTGCTCGCCACGGCCGGCAGCCCCGCCCAGCTCGACGCCATGGTGGAACGGCGCGCCGCCGGCCTGCCACTGGAACAGGTACTGGGCTGGGCGGAGTTCTGTGGCCTGCGGGTGACCGTGGCCCCCGGTGTCTTCGTGCCCCGCCGCCGCACCGAATTCCTCGCCGGGCAGGCCGTCGCGCTCGCCACCGCCGCGCTCGCGGACACCGCTGCCCCGGCCACCCGTCCGCTGGTGGTCGACCTGTGCTGCGGTTCCGGGGCGGTGGGGGCCGCGCTGGCCGCCGCCGTACCGGACCCCGGCGTGGAGCTGTACGCCGCGGACATCGACCCGGCCGCGGTCCGCTGCGCCCGCCGCAACATCCCCCGCACGGTCGGCGAGGTCCACGAGGGCGACCTGTTCGAAGCCCTCCCGGAAACGGTGCGCGGCCGCATCGACGTGCTCGTCGCCAACGTCCCCTACGTCCCCACGGACGAGGTCGGCCTGCTGCCGCCGGAGGCCCGGGAGCACGAGCCGCTGGCGGCCCTGGACGGCGGGGCCGACGGACTGGACATCCTGCGGCGGGTGACGGCCGCCGCGCCGTACTGGCTGGCGCCGGGCGGCCACCTCCTCGTCGAGACGAGCGAACGCCAGGCCCCGTCGGCGGCCGAGGTGTTCCGCCGCAGCGGCCTGGCGCCACGCGTGGTCTCCTCGGAGGAGGAGTACGCGACGGTCATCATCGGCACCGCCGCCGGCCGGCCCGCCCTTGCCCCGGGCGGCTGA
- a CDS encoding glutathione S-transferase family protein: MTTHRSADTSTADEEHGSTPKDDGNTEYGRKSFKRSRSHFADRVTADGRDGWPVEAGRYRLVASRACPWASRALVSRRLLGLEDALSLAVVDPIQDDRSWRFTLDPDGRDPVLGIRYLSEAYDARETGYPGGVSVPAVVDVPSGKLVTNDFQQITLDLATEWTALHRPGAPDLYPEPLRDEIDEVMDGVYRDVNNGVYRAGFATGQREYEEAYEDVFRRLEYLSWRLSDRRYLVGDTITEADIRLFTTLVRFDAVYHGHFKCNRYKLAEDPVLWAYVRDLYQTPGFGDTVDFDHIKRHYYQVHTGINPTQVVPRGPDLAGWLTPHHREQLGGRPFGDGTPPGPVPPGEEVPRAGRP, encoded by the coding sequence ATGACCACGCACCGTTCCGCCGACACCAGCACAGCCGACGAGGAGCACGGGAGCACACCCAAGGACGACGGCAACACGGAGTACGGCAGAAAGTCCTTCAAGCGGTCCAGGAGTCACTTCGCCGACCGCGTCACCGCCGACGGCCGGGACGGCTGGCCCGTCGAGGCCGGCCGCTACCGCCTGGTGGCCAGCCGCGCCTGCCCCTGGGCCAGCCGCGCCCTGGTCTCCCGGCGGCTGCTCGGCCTGGAGGACGCGCTGTCGCTCGCCGTCGTCGACCCGATCCAGGACGACCGCAGCTGGCGCTTCACCCTGGACCCGGACGGCCGCGACCCGGTACTGGGCATCCGCTACCTCAGTGAGGCGTACGACGCGCGCGAGACCGGTTACCCCGGTGGCGTCAGCGTGCCCGCCGTCGTGGACGTGCCCAGCGGGAAGCTCGTGACCAACGACTTCCAGCAGATCACCCTCGACCTCGCGACCGAGTGGACCGCGCTGCACCGGCCGGGCGCGCCCGATCTGTACCCGGAGCCGCTGCGCGACGAGATCGACGAGGTCATGGACGGCGTCTACCGGGACGTCAACAACGGTGTGTACCGGGCCGGCTTCGCGACCGGGCAGCGCGAGTACGAGGAGGCGTACGAGGACGTCTTCCGGCGCCTGGAGTACTTGTCCTGGCGGCTGTCCGACCGCCGCTACCTGGTCGGGGACACCATCACCGAGGCGGACATCCGGCTCTTCACCACGCTGGTGCGGTTCGACGCCGTCTACCACGGCCACTTCAAGTGCAACCGGTACAAGCTGGCCGAGGACCCGGTGCTCTGGGCGTACGTGCGCGACCTGTACCAGACGCCCGGGTTCGGGGACACCGTCGACTTCGACCACATCAAGCGGCACTACTACCAGGTGCACACGGGGATCAACCCGACGCAGGTCGTGCCCCGCGGCCCCGACCTCGCCGGCTGGCTGACCCCGCACCACCGCGAGCAGCTGGGCGGCCGGCCCTTCGGCGACGGCACGCCTCCGGGGCCGGTGCCGCCGGGGGAGGAGGTCCCGCGCGCCGGGCGTCCCTGA